A single genomic interval of Flavihumibacter rivuli harbors:
- a CDS encoding TolC family protein — protein sequence MLPLVGVTQSDPDLVMLINRTWEKSYVLSNQQLERELTKEDAALLKKKFIPTLSVSGGYGYELSRFKVDLDPTTIPIINIPLFSDAASIPTRGNVLNGGINSQFVLFSGGQIPAAIKALEAKEKAQAIMEDKTRLDLADEVIKAYEQLLLLQQVEIVLEETAKRLDAEKILVDRSISAGLTTPYDRKKIEAAMLGLAAKREETAGKRNLLVKLLHTYSGIGVDTISKFRGALMPLLVDTITNTVVNRPEVKALEASTIALQLKQKALKKEFVPKVAGLVSLQYFNLFDMKFKSPLTDRDLKLNTFQAAPLLFMGVGFKWEVFNSGKTRSEIRQAQLEIKKNANTRSEALEKLDLLWQQSKLEYQVANHNILIKEKQEEINKDALDIATRSYREGLMGITERLAAEMEYQQAVLDKWLAIQAQRRAAVQLLKSNGTLNPKIFQ from the coding sequence TTGTTACCACTTGTTGGTGTAACCCAGTCGGATCCTGACCTGGTGATGCTCATCAACAGGACCTGGGAAAAGAGTTACGTACTTTCCAACCAGCAACTGGAGCGGGAACTGACAAAGGAAGATGCGGCGCTGTTAAAGAAGAAATTTATTCCCACCCTATCTGTATCTGGAGGTTATGGCTATGAATTATCACGATTCAAGGTTGACCTTGACCCGACCACTATCCCCATCATCAATATTCCCCTATTCAGTGACGCTGCCAGCATCCCGACAAGGGGTAATGTATTGAACGGCGGTATCAACAGCCAGTTTGTACTTTTCAGCGGCGGTCAAATCCCCGCTGCCATAAAGGCCCTTGAAGCCAAGGAGAAAGCCCAGGCCATCATGGAGGATAAGACCAGGCTCGACCTTGCTGACGAGGTCATTAAGGCATATGAACAATTGCTGTTGTTACAACAGGTAGAAATAGTGCTGGAAGAAACGGCAAAAAGGCTGGATGCGGAGAAGATCTTGGTAGATCGGTCCATAAGTGCCGGATTAACTACACCCTATGACCGGAAGAAAATAGAAGCTGCCATGCTTGGGCTGGCTGCAAAACGCGAAGAAACTGCCGGCAAGCGGAATTTGCTGGTCAAACTCCTGCATACCTATAGTGGAATTGGCGTGGATACCATCAGCAAGTTCAGGGGTGCATTAATGCCTTTATTGGTCGATACTATAACCAATACTGTTGTGAACCGCCCGGAGGTAAAGGCGTTGGAGGCGTCCACAATAGCCCTGCAATTGAAGCAGAAAGCATTAAAGAAGGAGTTCGTGCCGAAAGTTGCCGGATTGGTAAGCCTTCAATATTTCAACCTGTTTGACATGAAGTTCAAAAGCCCACTTACAGACCGCGACCTGAAGTTGAATACTTTCCAGGCTGCTCCCCTCTTGTTCATGGGCGTTGGCTTCAAGTGGGAAGTTTTCAATAGTGGTAAAACCAGGAGTGAGATCAGGCAGGCTCAACTGGAGATCAAAAAGAACGCCAATACAAGAAGTGAAGCACTGGAGAAACTGGATCTGCTTTGGCAACAATCCAAACTGGAATACCAGGTAGCCAACCACAATATACTGATCAAGGAAAAGCAGGAAGAGATCAACAAGGATGCCCTTGACATAGCCACCAGGAGTTATCGGGAAGGCTTAATGGGGATCACAGAAAGACTGGCTGCTGAAATGGAATACCAGCAAGCTGTCCTGGATAAATGGCTGGCCATCCAGGCACAACGCAGGGCCGCGGTCCAATTGCTCAAATCAAACGGCACATTAAACCCTAAAATTTTTCAATGA
- the mnmD gene encoding tRNA (5-methylaminomethyl-2-thiouridine)(34)-methyltransferase MnmD has translation MERKLQVTSDGSHTIAIPDMNVTYHSRHGAIQESMHVFIQAGWEALLEGYKVKGEAEPECINILEMGFGTGLNALLTLQHSKGRKVYYESLERYPLSATMAGSLNYAALLNDSTLEGPFATMHSCAWDEPVGITQGFTLFKSSSSLLSFQSEKKFHLIYFDAFAPNAQPELWTPGVFTNLFNHLLAGGILVTYCSKGDVRRALLAAGFKVEKIPGPPGKREMLRARKSVD, from the coding sequence ATGGAAAGAAAGCTCCAGGTTACTTCCGATGGATCACATACCATTGCCATTCCTGACATGAACGTCACCTATCATTCCAGGCATGGCGCCATACAGGAATCCATGCATGTATTCATCCAGGCGGGATGGGAAGCCCTGTTGGAAGGGTACAAGGTGAAAGGTGAAGCTGAACCCGAATGCATCAATATCCTGGAAATGGGATTTGGCACAGGACTCAATGCATTGCTTACCCTCCAGCATAGCAAAGGCCGGAAGGTATACTATGAAAGCCTGGAGAGGTATCCGCTATCGGCTACTATGGCGGGATCCCTGAATTATGCTGCCCTTTTGAATGACAGCACCCTGGAAGGCCCCTTTGCTACCATGCACAGCTGTGCATGGGATGAGCCGGTTGGAATCACACAAGGGTTTACCTTGTTCAAGTCATCAAGCTCCCTTCTATCTTTCCAATCTGAAAAAAAATTCCACCTTATTTATTTCGATGCCTTCGCCCCCAATGCCCAACCCGAATTATGGACTCCTGGGGTTTTCACCAACCTGTTCAACCATCTCTTAGCGGGGGGCATACTGGTTACCTACTGTTCCAAAGGGGATGTAAGAAGGGCATTACTGGCAGCAGGATTCAAGGTGGAGAAGATCCCCGGTCCACCCGGCAAGCGGGAAATGCTGCGCGCCCGTAAATCTGTGGATTAG
- a CDS encoding DNA-3-methyladenine glycosylase family protein, translating to MSYLDHLSKDKKLAKALHNGPFKLKQQMKVYLHLCGSIMSQQLSTKVADVIWKRFLALFPDGEPTPEAILAVPAETLRGIGLSNAKVSYVQNVARFAIEHGMEWKQLKKMSNEEVIGHLTQIKGVGRWTTEMLLMFALGREDVFAIDDLGIQNAMKQLYKLDDSDKKAFREKLLKISAKWSPYRTYACMHLWRWKDGE from the coding sequence ATGTCATACCTGGATCATCTTTCAAAGGATAAGAAACTGGCCAAGGCCCTCCACAATGGCCCCTTCAAATTAAAGCAACAAATGAAGGTTTACCTGCATTTGTGTGGGTCTATCATGAGCCAGCAATTGTCCACCAAAGTAGCGGATGTCATTTGGAAACGTTTCCTCGCGTTATTTCCCGATGGTGAACCGACACCGGAAGCCATACTGGCAGTGCCGGCTGAAACCCTGCGCGGTATCGGTCTTTCCAACGCCAAGGTTTCCTATGTGCAGAATGTGGCGCGCTTTGCTATTGAACACGGCATGGAATGGAAGCAGCTGAAGAAGATGAGCAATGAGGAAGTCATCGGTCACCTCACGCAGATCAAGGGGGTGGGCCGTTGGACGACGGAGATGTTGCTGATGTTTGCCCTCGGGCGTGAGGATGTTTTTGCGATCGATGACCTTGGTATCCAGAATGCCATGAAGCAATTGTACAAACTGGATGATTCCGATAAGAAAGCTTTCAGGGAGAAACTCCTGAAGATCTCTGCGAAATGGTCGCCCTACCGGACCTATGCCTGCATGCATTTGTGGCGATGGAAAGACGGGGAATGA
- a CDS encoding S46 family peptidase produces MKRILAAIVLSFTLLRSYADEGMWLPLLLGKQVYADMVKRGLKLSADQLYSMNKASIKDAIVIFGRGCTGEIVSGSGLIFTNHHCGYDAIASASSVEHNYLKDGFYAKSFQEEIPSHGLSVQFLLKIEDVTKEVEAELGNLKGAERAKKQSEVIASINARFSDPAKSIEARISPLFKSNQFLVFVYQRYNDVRLVGTPPESIGKYGGDTDNWEWPRHTGDFSVFRVYADKDGNPANYSTTNLPLKPKHFLPVSIKGVKDGDYAMIFGYPGSTNRYETSYGVKLKTDIENPSLVGLRDIRLKYMLEEMKKDPAVKLKLASDFAGIANYWKFFDGESKQLLKYKVADQKAKEEAAFIKWAQDKPEYKDIFSDWEKAYASWRPYAKHRMYINEGVMGSPLAAFAASLMNIERLAATPNTKAEDLKKALDDAEERRKAFLEAENKESDVRILATTAQMFYNDIDKNQHPIGFYENLKGNYGDLKDDATYRKWATDVFKGTAIFNDAKWEAFKKNPATIQEDPAFAYASAFLKNWNSKYMPFFQQFNTQNNELARLYLKGIMQMNPGKKMYPDATFTMRVSYGNVKSYQPRDAVKYDYVCTMKGVLEKYKPGDYEFDLPKGLLELAAKKDYGQYIDKQRNDLVVSFITTNDITGGNSGSPVLDANGNLIGLAFDGNYEALSHKIAFDKDLNRTICVDVRYVLWCIDKLGGASNLIRELKLVR; encoded by the coding sequence ATGAAAAGAATACTCGCAGCGATTGTTTTGTCTTTTACCCTGCTGCGCAGCTATGCCGACGAAGGCATGTGGCTGCCTTTATTGCTGGGCAAACAGGTCTATGCCGACATGGTGAAACGTGGCTTGAAGCTTAGTGCCGATCAACTCTACAGTATGAACAAGGCCAGCATCAAGGACGCGATCGTGATCTTTGGCCGTGGCTGTACCGGTGAGATCGTAAGCGGTTCCGGCCTGATCTTTACCAACCACCACTGTGGTTATGATGCCATCGCATCTGCCAGCTCGGTGGAACACAACTACCTCAAGGATGGGTTCTATGCCAAGAGCTTCCAGGAAGAGATTCCCTCGCATGGATTGAGTGTGCAGTTCCTGCTGAAGATCGAGGATGTGACTAAGGAAGTAGAGGCCGAGCTGGGCAACCTGAAAGGTGCTGAACGTGCCAAAAAGCAATCAGAAGTCATAGCTTCCATCAATGCACGATTCTCCGATCCGGCCAAAAGCATAGAAGCCCGGATCAGTCCACTCTTCAAAAGCAACCAGTTTCTTGTCTTTGTTTACCAACGCTACAATGATGTAAGGTTGGTGGGCACCCCACCCGAAAGCATCGGCAAATACGGCGGCGACACCGATAACTGGGAATGGCCAAGGCATACGGGGGATTTCTCCGTATTCAGGGTCTATGCTGACAAAGATGGCAATCCCGCTAACTATTCAACCACCAACCTTCCCCTGAAGCCCAAACATTTCCTGCCGGTATCCATCAAGGGGGTGAAGGATGGGGATTACGCCATGATCTTCGGTTATCCCGGTTCTACCAACCGTTATGAGACCTCCTATGGTGTGAAGCTCAAGACCGATATTGAGAACCCTTCACTGGTTGGGTTGCGCGATATCCGCCTGAAGTATATGCTGGAAGAAATGAAGAAGGATCCGGCAGTGAAACTGAAACTGGCATCGGACTTCGCAGGTATTGCCAACTACTGGAAATTCTTCGATGGCGAGAGCAAGCAATTACTGAAGTACAAAGTTGCCGACCAGAAGGCAAAGGAAGAAGCCGCCTTCATCAAATGGGCGCAGGACAAACCTGAATACAAGGACATCTTCAGCGACTGGGAAAAAGCCTATGCATCATGGCGCCCCTACGCCAAACACAGGATGTACATCAATGAGGGCGTAATGGGTTCACCGTTGGCCGCATTCGCCGCCTCCCTCATGAATATTGAAAGGCTGGCCGCAACACCCAATACCAAGGCAGAAGACTTGAAGAAGGCATTGGATGATGCAGAAGAAAGGAGAAAGGCATTCCTGGAAGCAGAGAACAAGGAGAGTGATGTCCGCATCCTGGCTACAACAGCCCAGATGTTCTATAATGATATCGACAAGAACCAGCATCCCATTGGCTTCTATGAGAACCTGAAGGGAAATTATGGCGACCTGAAGGATGATGCCACCTACCGTAAATGGGCAACCGACGTTTTCAAAGGCACAGCCATCTTCAATGATGCCAAATGGGAAGCCTTTAAAAAGAATCCCGCCACTATCCAGGAAGATCCTGCCTTTGCTTATGCCTCTGCTTTCCTGAAGAACTGGAACAGCAAGTATATGCCCTTCTTCCAGCAGTTCAATACCCAGAACAATGAGCTGGCCCGCCTCTACCTGAAAGGGATCATGCAGATGAATCCGGGAAAGAAAATGTATCCGGATGCCACCTTTACCATGCGCGTGAGTTATGGTAATGTAAAAAGCTACCAGCCCCGCGATGCAGTTAAATACGATTATGTATGTACCATGAAGGGTGTGCTGGAGAAATACAAGCCGGGTGATTATGAGTTCGACCTGCCAAAAGGCTTGCTGGAACTTGCCGCCAAAAAGGATTATGGCCAATACATCGACAAGCAGCGGAATGACCTGGTGGTATCCTTTATCACCACCAACGATATCACCGGTGGCAACTCTGGTTCCCCGGTATTGGATGCCAATGGCAACCTGATTGGCCTTGCCTTCGATGGCAATTACGAAGCCCTCAGCCATAAGATCGCCTTCGACAAGGACCTCAACCGTACCATCTGTGTTGATGTTCGCTACGTACTGTGGTGCATAGATAAGCTAGGTGGTGCCAGCAACCTGATCAGGGAGTTGAAGCTGGTGAGGTAG
- a CDS encoding acyltransferase → MFYSFKGFIPVVHPSSFVHPQATVTGNVVIGRNCYIGPGAALRGDWGGIVLEDGCNVQENCTIHMFPGITVLLKEGAHIGHGAVVHGAQIGRNCLVGMNSVLMDNVELGDECIVGAMSFVKEGTRVPARSLLAGNPAKIIKEVSDDMIAWKTSGTALYQALPAEMQQYWQPCEPLTALPANRPQQELLYTTWQQIKKEKGQS, encoded by the coding sequence ATGTTCTATTCATTCAAGGGATTCATACCGGTTGTCCATCCCAGTTCATTTGTGCATCCGCAAGCCACGGTTACGGGCAATGTGGTCATTGGCCGGAACTGTTATATCGGTCCGGGCGCAGCCCTTCGCGGCGACTGGGGCGGTATTGTACTGGAAGACGGGTGCAATGTGCAGGAGAACTGCACCATCCATATGTTCCCGGGCATTACAGTTCTCCTGAAGGAAGGTGCGCATATTGGTCATGGTGCGGTGGTCCATGGTGCACAGATCGGGCGCAATTGCCTGGTTGGGATGAATAGCGTATTAATGGACAATGTTGAATTAGGGGATGAGTGTATTGTGGGCGCCATGAGCTTTGTAAAGGAAGGGACCAGGGTACCGGCTCGCAGTTTACTGGCGGGCAACCCGGCAAAGATCATCAAGGAAGTGTCGGATGATATGATCGCCTGGAAGACGAGTGGAACGGCCCTTTACCAGGCCCTGCCTGCTGAGATGCAGCAATACTGGCAACCCTGTGAACCCCTTACTGCATTACCGGCCAACAGGCCCCAACAGGAACTCCTGTACACCACCTGGCAACAGATCAAAAAGGAAAAGGGACAGTCCTGA
- the paaI gene encoding hydroxyphenylacetyl-CoA thioesterase PaaI: protein MNDAPGSNLHRKVVDHMMQHDAFSNWLGIKVLEVKEGYSRIQMTVRKEMVNGFGIAHGGVAFSLADSAFAFACNNRNNLSVALDVTITFTRAVNTGDTLIAEAKEVHNGRSTGVYLITVTNQKDEQVALFKGTCFRTGKNLVDLPG, encoded by the coding sequence ATGAACGACGCACCCGGTAGTAACCTGCATCGCAAGGTCGTTGACCATATGATGCAACATGACGCCTTCAGCAACTGGCTGGGCATTAAAGTGCTGGAAGTAAAGGAAGGTTATAGTCGCATACAGATGACCGTAAGGAAGGAAATGGTGAATGGTTTTGGCATTGCCCATGGTGGCGTAGCCTTTTCATTGGCGGACAGTGCTTTTGCCTTCGCGTGCAACAACCGCAATAATTTATCCGTGGCCCTTGATGTCACCATCACCTTCACAAGGGCAGTGAATACCGGCGATACCCTGATAGCAGAAGCAAAGGAAGTGCATAATGGCAGAAGTACTGGTGTCTATTTGATCACTGTCACCAATCAGAAGGACGAACAGGTGGCGCTGTTCAAGGGGACTTGTTTCCGTACAGGGAAAAACCTGGTGGATCTCCCAGGTTAA
- a CDS encoding enoyl-CoA hydratase-related protein: MSSILFSIENSIGNITLNRPDKLNSFNREMAFEMQAALKECESESVRAVYLTGAGKGFCAGQDLAEVVDPNGPGMARILSEHYNPIVMAIRDLRKPVVAAVNGVAAGAGANIALGCDIVVAKRSASFIQAFSKIGLIPDSGGTFYLPRLIGHQKASALMMLGDKVDSVEAERLGMIYKYFEDEVFEVEARKIVETLAQMPTVGLAYTKKALQWSFTHALLEQLANEDKLQQRAAETDDFKEGVQAFLEKRAPQFKGK, encoded by the coding sequence TCTCCATAGAAAATTCAATTGGTAATATCACCCTAAACAGGCCGGACAAACTGAACTCCTTCAACAGGGAGATGGCTTTTGAAATGCAGGCGGCCTTGAAAGAATGTGAATCGGAATCAGTACGTGCGGTTTACCTGACCGGTGCAGGCAAAGGTTTTTGTGCAGGCCAGGACCTGGCAGAAGTGGTAGACCCCAATGGACCGGGAATGGCAAGGATCCTGTCCGAACATTATAACCCGATCGTGATGGCCATCCGTGACCTAAGGAAACCCGTAGTGGCTGCGGTAAATGGTGTGGCTGCAGGAGCCGGTGCCAATATTGCACTTGGCTGTGATATTGTGGTGGCGAAAAGGTCTGCATCCTTCATCCAGGCTTTCTCCAAAATTGGCCTGATACCGGATAGCGGCGGCACCTTCTATTTACCCAGGTTGATCGGCCACCAGAAAGCCAGTGCCCTTATGATGCTGGGCGATAAAGTAGATTCCGTGGAAGCGGAACGCCTTGGAATGATCTACAAATATTTTGAGGATGAGGTCTTTGAGGTGGAAGCCAGGAAAATAGTGGAAACGTTGGCACAGATGCCAACAGTTGGATTGGCCTATACCAAGAAGGCATTACAATGGTCTTTTACCCACGCTTTATTGGAGCAACTGGCCAATGAAGACAAACTCCAGCAACGTGCTGCAGAAACCGATGACTTCAAGGAAGGCGTACAGGCATTCCTGGAAAAAAGGGCACCTCAATTCAAAGGAAAATAA
- the obgE gene encoding GTPase ObgE — protein MSEKSNFVDQIRVFCRSGHGGAGSKHFLRTKFNAKAGPDGGDGGRGAHIILRGNKNLWTLLHLRYFKNILAENGESGSGNNCTGRNGKDVYIDVPLGTIARDEETGELEAEILEDGQELILMRGGRGGLGNARFATPTNQAPEHSQPGEPGEEGWKILELKVLADVGLVGFPNAGKSTLLSTITAAKPKIADYAFTTLSPQLGMVEYRNGRSFCIADLPGIIEGAAEGKGLGHRFLRHIERNAILLFLIPADSADHRKEFNILLNELKEYNPEMLQKDFVIAISKSDMLDDELKAAIAKELPADIPHVFISSVTQQGLTELKDLLWKVLNQ, from the coding sequence GTGTCAGAAAAAAGCAATTTTGTCGATCAGATCAGGGTATTCTGCCGCAGTGGCCATGGTGGCGCAGGCAGCAAGCATTTCCTTCGTACCAAATTCAACGCGAAAGCCGGTCCGGACGGGGGTGATGGCGGCCGTGGCGCCCATATTATCCTGAGGGGAAATAAGAACCTTTGGACCTTACTGCATTTGCGGTATTTCAAGAATATCCTTGCCGAGAACGGGGAGAGTGGAAGCGGGAACAACTGTACCGGAAGGAATGGGAAAGATGTTTACATCGACGTTCCGCTCGGAACCATTGCGCGTGATGAAGAGACCGGTGAACTGGAAGCCGAGATCCTGGAAGATGGCCAGGAGCTGATCCTTATGCGCGGCGGACGCGGGGGATTGGGAAATGCCCGCTTTGCCACCCCTACCAACCAGGCTCCGGAGCATTCACAGCCGGGTGAGCCGGGAGAGGAAGGCTGGAAGATCCTGGAATTGAAAGTGCTGGCCGATGTTGGGCTGGTAGGCTTTCCCAATGCAGGGAAATCTACATTGCTGAGCACCATCACCGCAGCCAAACCCAAAATTGCTGATTACGCCTTCACCACCCTGTCTCCGCAATTGGGGATGGTAGAATACCGCAATGGCCGTTCCTTTTGCATTGCTGACCTTCCCGGTATCATTGAAGGTGCGGCAGAAGGCAAGGGACTTGGCCATCGCTTCCTTCGCCATATTGAACGCAATGCCATCCTTCTTTTCCTGATCCCGGCCGATAGTGCCGACCACCGGAAGGAATTCAATATCCTTCTCAATGAATTGAAGGAATACAACCCGGAGATGCTGCAAAAGGATTTCGTGATCGCCATCAGCAAAAGCGATATGCTGGATGATGAACTGAAAGCAGCCATTGCCAAGGAATTGCCGGCAGACATTCCACATGTTTTCATATCCTCGGTTACCCAACAGGGTTTGACGGAATTGAAGGACCTGCTCTGGAAGGTATTGAACCAGTAA
- a CDS encoding heavy metal-binding domain-containing protein gives MILTTTNTIEGRPVQQYLGVVTAETIIGANVIKDIFAGLRDFFGGRSGTYERVLQEARETALRELMSKANSVGANAVVGVDFDFETIGANGSMLMVIVSGTAVRV, from the coding sequence ATGATACTGACTACTACCAACACCATTGAAGGCCGCCCCGTTCAGCAATACCTGGGGGTGGTGACTGCTGAGACCATTATCGGTGCTAACGTGATCAAGGATATTTTCGCCGGCCTGCGTGACTTTTTTGGTGGCCGCTCCGGCACTTATGAAAGGGTACTCCAGGAGGCCAGGGAAACCGCCCTGCGCGAGCTCATGTCCAAGGCCAATTCGGTGGGCGCTAATGCAGTGGTGGGGGTTGATTTTGATTTCGAGACCATCGGTGCGAACGGAAGTATGCTGATGGTGATCGTGAGTGGAACCGCTGTTAGGGTATAA
- a CDS encoding ABC transporter permease: MRNFFWLIGREFGLFWNNSVMRVLFIGAPILYGLLFGAVYRKGKLTDLPIVVVDEDRSPMSASLIDMLEDNETLTVALVKADKTALHDAMIGLKASTVVMIPEHFEADVLQQRYPEVVVDINTGNIVIANYASKAIQVVLGTFSAGVEIAGLQKRGLAPEVAMTHYEPFKVNYIRYFNKAANYMYFLWPGMLATILQQVLLLVFALSFAQEMETGTFQSVLVPRSGSPFVALLVKLLPYWLMAAVIWLFYGWLHRFFQVPLSFDIGKVTLLGFLMVVAVSFLGILVSVLIPSQLKATELLMVVATPSFVLSGFTWPLSQMPEWLQWVAAVIPLTHFLEAYRVMAVENGSWSAVKPQVNALLIQLLIYGGLAFLVLWWKFSRARKAKHQKA, from the coding sequence ATGCGAAACTTTTTCTGGCTAATTGGGCGTGAATTTGGGTTGTTCTGGAATAACAGTGTGATGAGGGTGCTGTTCATCGGTGCTCCCATCTTGTATGGATTGTTATTTGGTGCTGTTTACCGGAAAGGTAAACTCACTGACCTTCCCATAGTGGTGGTTGACGAGGATCGTTCACCGATGAGCGCATCCCTGATCGATATGCTGGAAGACAATGAAACCCTAACTGTGGCATTGGTAAAGGCTGATAAAACTGCGCTGCATGATGCCATGATTGGATTAAAGGCCAGTACCGTGGTCATGATCCCTGAGCATTTTGAAGCTGATGTCCTGCAACAACGATACCCTGAGGTAGTGGTAGATATCAATACGGGAAATATTGTGATCGCTAATTACGCTTCCAAGGCCATACAGGTGGTTCTGGGGACATTCAGTGCAGGTGTTGAAATTGCGGGCTTGCAGAAAAGGGGATTGGCACCCGAGGTTGCCATGACCCATTATGAGCCTTTCAAGGTGAACTATATCAGGTATTTCAACAAGGCAGCCAACTATATGTACTTTCTGTGGCCGGGTATGTTGGCAACCATATTGCAGCAGGTGTTATTGCTGGTTTTCGCCCTGAGCTTTGCCCAGGAAATGGAAACAGGAACTTTTCAGAGCGTGCTTGTACCAAGGTCAGGCTCACCTTTCGTTGCACTACTGGTGAAGTTGCTACCGTATTGGTTGATGGCGGCCGTGATCTGGTTATTCTATGGATGGTTGCATCGATTTTTCCAGGTACCATTAAGCTTTGACATTGGGAAGGTTACCCTCCTGGGTTTCCTCATGGTGGTAGCGGTCTCCTTCCTTGGCATACTCGTCAGTGTGCTCATACCCAGCCAGCTCAAGGCAACCGAATTATTGATGGTGGTGGCTACGCCGAGTTTTGTATTGAGCGGTTTCACCTGGCCATTGAGCCAGATGCCCGAATGGCTGCAGTGGGTTGCTGCAGTGATCCCATTGACCCATTTCCTGGAAGCTTACCGGGTCATGGCGGTAGAGAATGGTTCATGGTCCGCAGTAAAGCCACAGGTCAATGCCTTGCTGATCCAGTTGCTGATATATGGTGGACTGGCATTCCTGGTACTATGGTGGAAATTTTCAAGGGCAAGGAAAGCTAAACACCAAAAGGCATGA
- a CDS encoding HlyD family secretion protein: MEKLLVWVACMVLAGSCKEKAQRSGVLEGRIKRETISVTTKIPGKVKEIYVVEGQEVGRDSVLIELDIPEIAPKRQQAKGAVTAAKAQYEMAVKGATDNQIKQLEAKQRGLVEQYEFARKSIDRLNQLLKDSMIAPQRYDEAYARFQGAKAQLDAVNAELEDARRGARKEMKEAAKGQEQRALGALEEVEVASGERLLRAPDAMTVETITLRKGELATPGYVIVNGYLSGSTFFRFTIPESKIAAYKQGQQVSLSIPYNNQRITGKIIAIRQLARYADITSAYPDYEMSEAIYELKVRPDDQSLAATLLVNATAILETK; the protein is encoded by the coding sequence ATGGAAAAACTACTTGTATGGGTAGCCTGTATGGTGTTGGCAGGTTCCTGTAAAGAGAAGGCACAGCGATCCGGAGTTTTGGAAGGAAGGATCAAAAGGGAGACCATTAGTGTTACCACCAAAATACCCGGAAAGGTTAAGGAGATCTATGTGGTGGAAGGCCAGGAAGTAGGCAGGGATAGTGTGTTGATAGAATTGGACATACCTGAGATAGCACCCAAGCGGCAGCAGGCCAAAGGTGCTGTCACTGCTGCGAAAGCGCAATATGAAATGGCCGTTAAAGGCGCAACTGATAACCAGATCAAACAACTGGAGGCAAAGCAACGCGGATTGGTTGAGCAATATGAGTTCGCCAGGAAAAGCATTGACCGGCTGAATCAATTGTTGAAGGATTCAATGATCGCCCCTCAAAGGTATGATGAGGCCTATGCCAGGTTCCAGGGTGCGAAAGCGCAGTTGGACGCGGTTAATGCCGAATTGGAAGATGCACGCAGGGGAGCCAGGAAGGAAATGAAGGAAGCCGCAAAAGGGCAGGAGCAACGTGCCCTTGGGGCTTTGGAAGAAGTGGAGGTGGCTTCAGGGGAAAGGCTGCTTCGTGCTCCGGACGCTATGACAGTGGAAACGATCACATTAAGGAAGGGGGAACTTGCTACTCCCGGCTATGTGATCGTTAATGGTTATCTCAGCGGCTCCACCTTTTTTCGGTTCACCATTCCCGAGAGTAAGATCGCTGCATACAAACAGGGTCAGCAGGTTTCGTTATCCATACCCTACAATAACCAGCGGATAACAGGCAAGATCATTGCCATCAGGCAATTGGCCAGGTATGCAGATATCACCAGTGCTTATCCGGACTACGAGATGAGCGAGGCGATCTATGAACTCAAGGTGCGTCCCGATGACCAGTCGCTGGCTGCTACCTTATTGGTAAATGCAACTGCAATCCTGGAAACCAAATAA